GGCTTTCTGCTGCAATAAAAAATGATTTAAAATACAATGTGTTACAGGAGCCTCTTTACTATTATCGTGAGGTGGAAAATGTCAAAAAAGAAAAGATGATTAAAGGTTATAATACACAAATAGAAGTAATCAATAGGTATTACGCTGGAGTTATTTCTAATAACTTGAAAAATAAAATAGTTTTTAAGTTTGAACTAAAAAAAATTATTGTGAAAATATTTAACTTCTTTAATTTAATGTTTATTCTACAGATGCGTAGAGTAAACAATATTACTGTTTCTGATCAAGCGCGATATAAAGCAAATTTAGATAAAATTTTAAGTGTTTAAAATGACAGTTAATAGTAAAAAAGTTGTTCTAATTGGAAACACGGCATCAAGTTTGCTAGGGTTTCGCTTGGATATGATCAAGCAGTTAATTGGTTTGGGATACGAGGTTTATACTTTTACTAGTGAGTATTCTTCGAATGAACTTGAACAATTAAGAGAATTAGGTTGTATACCGATTCCTTATCAAATGAGTCGAGGAGGTGTCAATCCTTTTGCTGACTTAAAAACACTTATCGAGTTGAAGTCTAAGATTGCTCAAATTCAACCGATACTCGTTTTTTCATACTTTACCAAACCAATTATATACGGATCATTGGCTGCGAAGCTAAGTCATACTCCGAAGATCATAGGAATGGTGGAAGGGCTAGGTACTCCATTTACAATTCACAAAAATGGGCAAAGTTTAAAAGTTAAACTTATTCGTTTTATACAAATCTGTTTATATAGAATAGTTTTTCCATTTTTGGATAAGATTATTTTTTTAAACTCGGATGATCCTGTAGATTTAATTAAAAAGCATAAGATTTGGCATAAAAATAGTGCTGTTAATATATTAGGACCTATTGGTCTTAATTTAGATGAATATTCGTATACAAAATGGAATGAGACGGAGCCAGTTTCATTTATTTTTATTGCCCGCTTATTGGCAGAAAAGGGAATTTATGAATATATTGAAGCTGCTAAAATTGTAAAAAATAAATATCCACAAGCGATTTTTAAGATTATTGGGGGGCTTGATAAGGAAAACCCATATGGTTTAACACAAAGTCAGCTTGATGAATTGGTGAGCTTAAATATTGTAGAATATGCTGGATTTGTAAAAGATGTAGCACAACGTATAAAAAATACATCAGTTTTTGTTTTACCTTCATATTACCGGGAGGGTGTACCACGCAGTACTCAAGAGGCAATGGCAATCGGACGTCCTGTAATTACCACAAATGTACCTGGTTGTAGGGAAACTGTCATCGATGGGATAAATGGTTTTCTTGTACCAAAGTGGAATGTTCAAGTATTAGCTGATAAAATGTGCTATTTCATTGAGCATCCTGAACAGGTCAATATTATGGGGCGGGAAAGTTACAGAATTGCTCAAGAAAAGTTCGATGTAAATAAAGTAAATGAAAAATTATTTGAAATTATGGGTTTAAATGCTGAAAATGAAAAGACTCGTTGATATTGTTGTTGCATCAATAGCAATTCTACTTCTTAGTCCGGTTTTTATTTTTGTTGCTTACAAAGTCCGTAAGCATTTAGGTTCACCTATCTTTTTTTGCCAAGAACGACCTGGAATAAATGGTAAAATCTTTAAAATGATTAAATTTCGGTCAATGAAAAATGCGGTTGATTCACAAGGCAATTTTTTACCAGATGAACAGCGTATTACACCATTTGGCCAAAAATTGCGTGCAACAACGTTGGATGAAATGCCACAATTATTCAATGTATTAAAGGGTGACATGAGTATTGTTGGACCTCGACCACAAATGCCAGAGTTTCTTGAATACTATACAGCCGATCAAATGCGTAGGCATGAGGTCAAACCTGGTATGACTGGGCTCGCTCAAGTGAGTGGACGTAATAATTTATCTTGGGAGGAAAAGTTTGATTTAGATGTCCAGTATGTGGAAAAACATAATACAGTATTGGATTTTAAAATCATGCTGAAAACCGTTGATGTTATGATGAAAAGAGAAGGGATTAATGCGCCAGATCAACAAGTTGGGGCGAGTCGTTTCACTGGTACAGAGTCACAATCTAGTTCTATTGTAAAGTAAAGATTTTAAATATGATCAAAAAAGCAATTTTACCTGTCGCAGGTTTAGGCA
This genomic stretch from Acinetobacter sp. C32I harbors:
- a CDS encoding glycosyltransferase family 4 protein translates to MTVNSKKVVLIGNTASSLLGFRLDMIKQLIGLGYEVYTFTSEYSSNELEQLRELGCIPIPYQMSRGGVNPFADLKTLIELKSKIAQIQPILVFSYFTKPIIYGSLAAKLSHTPKIIGMVEGLGTPFTIHKNGQSLKVKLIRFIQICLYRIVFPFLDKIIFLNSDDPVDLIKKHKIWHKNSAVNILGPIGLNLDEYSYTKWNETEPVSFIFIARLLAEKGIYEYIEAAKIVKNKYPQAIFKIIGGLDKENPYGLTQSQLDELVSLNIVEYAGFVKDVAQRIKNTSVFVLPSYYREGVPRSTQEAMAIGRPVITTNVPGCRETVIDGINGFLVPKWNVQVLADKMCYFIEHPEQVNIMGRESYRIAQEKFDVNKVNEKLFEIMGLNAENEKTR
- a CDS encoding sugar transferase gives rise to the protein MKRLVDIVVASIAILLLSPVFIFVAYKVRKHLGSPIFFCQERPGINGKIFKMIKFRSMKNAVDSQGNFLPDEQRITPFGQKLRATTLDEMPQLFNVLKGDMSIVGPRPQMPEFLEYYTADQMRRHEVKPGMTGLAQVSGRNNLSWEEKFDLDVQYVEKHNTVLDFKIMLKTVDVMMKREGINAPDQQVGASRFTGTESQSSSIVK